The Sorangiineae bacterium MSr11367 genome window below encodes:
- a CDS encoding HU family DNA-binding protein, whose translation MPPLVTKETLDCEVSRSLGVPIKTVRMISRAFIDGLRDALAAGAAVRIAGLGRFSVSTSRQPPSNIVPYPYVRNIVRFARGRVLARALAERNISNGETRRGTRSRSRTRKGGRGRLPHVRQEA comes from the coding sequence ATGCCGCCGCTCGTCACCAAGGAGACACTGGATTGCGAGGTTTCCCGCAGCCTGGGCGTCCCGATCAAGACCGTACGCATGATCTCCCGCGCGTTCATCGATGGATTGCGCGACGCGCTTGCGGCCGGGGCGGCGGTCCGGATCGCGGGCCTCGGGCGCTTTTCCGTGTCCACGTCGCGCCAGCCACCCTCCAACATTGTGCCATATCCCTATGTACGAAACATCGTGCGCTTTGCGCGTGGCCGGGTGCTGGCACGCGCCCTCGCCGAAAGGAACATTTCCAATGGAGAAACTCGCCGTGGAACAAGGAGCCGCTCTCGAACTCGAAAAGGTGGCCGCGGACGGCTGCCCCATGTGCGGCAAGAAGCCTGA
- the tagF gene encoding type VI secretion system-associated protein TagF, whose amino-acid sequence MALANASVYGKLRSSPEFLGSLPGDAGTDWLDWLDRANGMASMDDAWLGAFHMGEAHGFTFRRTASTRGILGAITPSQDSFGRPFPLMVVASTGEDVVSRALSYVPVAGHVFFRTASDVLRDARRAASPDHLSSVSKLEPPDGSAISVAGEEFNHWATRPGVLVKAWRGVFPRRGARGSLPVLTALAKLRDEPSHPTPSYARFPLGAGGAAAASFWLRLLACFVPESRIAMACWDMRPHGDLFVAIGAETPLESWLRLWLPDYVGADLLDADKLSDLDIESAKGLGEAAKRAAVSTEASVADLLSCLTG is encoded by the coding sequence ATTTCTGGGTTCGCTGCCCGGTGATGCCGGAACCGACTGGCTCGATTGGCTCGATCGAGCGAACGGCATGGCCTCTATGGATGATGCTTGGCTGGGCGCGTTCCACATGGGGGAGGCGCACGGTTTCACCTTTCGTCGAACAGCATCCACACGCGGCATTCTAGGAGCCATCACTCCGAGCCAGGACAGCTTCGGACGGCCGTTTCCACTCATGGTTGTTGCGAGCACGGGTGAGGATGTCGTTTCGCGCGCACTTTCGTACGTTCCAGTGGCTGGACACGTGTTTTTCCGAACCGCCTCCGACGTGTTACGTGATGCCCGGCGAGCAGCGTCGCCCGACCATCTCTCATCGGTGTCAAAGCTCGAGCCCCCCGATGGCAGCGCCATCTCCGTCGCAGGCGAAGAGTTCAACCACTGGGCAACACGTCCCGGCGTGCTGGTTAAAGCGTGGCGAGGCGTTTTCCCGCGGAGGGGCGCACGCGGATCGTTACCGGTGCTGACAGCACTCGCAAAGTTGCGCGATGAACCAAGCCATCCAACCCCTTCCTATGCACGATTTCCGTTGGGTGCGGGCGGAGCCGCAGCCGCGTCCTTTTGGCTTCGGTTGTTGGCATGCTTCGTCCCCGAGTCTCGGATCGCGATGGCATGCTGGGACATGCGTCCTCACGGAGACCTTTTTGTGGCCATTGGCGCCGAGACGCCGTTGGAATCATGGCTGCGGCTGTGGTTGCCCGATTACGTGGGAGCGGACCTCCTCGACGCCGACAAATTGAGTGACTTGGACATCGAATCGGCGAAGGGGCTAGGTGAAGCGGCCAAGCGAGCGGCCGTCTCGACCGAAGCGTCGGTCGCTGACCTGTTGTCCTGCCTGACTGGATGA
- a CDS encoding serine/threonine protein kinase yields MQRKPVTNLAAVVASTPQTRLAEAGGDYPVDSSYLVPGTETIIHRLLGRGGYGSVWQGTHATFGEVALKTLHPHLMANKEIVERFLREHDILRYVKHPNIVRVYGAGYTADEFRPYILFEYLDGLGGRTALKNKGRLSMNHALEILIDIASALAALHQMKIVHGDVKPENIYIAIEDSGKAVPKLIDFGVYKHFVHGVPGILVNVEGTLLYIAPESILGQDAGPAGDVYSFGVLAYELITGIRPTYKAEEKVAEFKRNMGMAGEIPDFVRHAVLNEPAPNLHDYLLVPPAVERLVAACLQKDPRRRPTMSQAAHDLRVAYKNLDPMFISSNESTQEILTGSVRALNPESIQRAAARARARRRDITTDEPTTVSSDATSPPVSVSRSIQWGVFAAFGIMLFLGGVYGVARLVQTRDAAKSSAPAPSSTNAEGLAASEENAKSAASSTAPPIPPPQPSSDVTPPGSAHEPVAAPLATSSPSASSAPKDKAGPPAGSGSPRVVSSQGRVDLERLDESDGSKPKAPSKRKPSSSKKAGDEYSGWMDK; encoded by the coding sequence ATGCAGCGCAAGCCGGTCACCAATTTGGCGGCTGTCGTCGCCTCGACCCCGCAGACGCGGTTGGCCGAGGCGGGCGGCGATTATCCGGTGGACAGCAGTTACCTCGTGCCGGGCACCGAGACGATCATTCATCGCCTGCTTGGTCGCGGCGGCTATGGGTCGGTCTGGCAGGGAACCCACGCGACCTTCGGCGAAGTTGCCCTCAAGACTCTTCATCCGCACTTGATGGCCAACAAAGAGATCGTCGAGCGCTTCCTGCGCGAGCACGATATTCTGCGATACGTCAAACATCCAAATATCGTGCGCGTTTACGGCGCCGGATACACGGCGGACGAGTTTCGACCGTACATTCTCTTCGAGTATTTGGACGGCCTCGGCGGAAGGACCGCCCTGAAGAACAAGGGACGCCTCTCCATGAATCACGCGCTGGAGATCTTGATCGATATCGCCAGCGCATTGGCCGCCCTCCACCAGATGAAGATCGTGCACGGGGACGTGAAACCCGAGAACATCTACATCGCGATAGAGGATTCCGGCAAAGCTGTCCCCAAATTGATCGATTTCGGCGTCTATAAGCATTTTGTGCACGGCGTGCCGGGCATCTTGGTCAACGTCGAGGGGACGCTCCTCTACATCGCCCCCGAAAGTATTCTTGGCCAGGATGCCGGACCCGCAGGTGACGTTTATTCGTTCGGTGTTCTGGCGTACGAACTCATCACGGGCATCCGGCCGACCTACAAGGCCGAAGAGAAGGTCGCGGAGTTCAAACGCAACATGGGTATGGCCGGCGAGATCCCCGACTTCGTGCGCCACGCAGTGCTCAATGAGCCCGCGCCGAACCTGCACGACTACCTGCTCGTGCCACCAGCCGTCGAACGACTCGTCGCAGCGTGCTTGCAAAAGGATCCGCGCCGCCGACCGACTATGAGCCAGGCGGCTCACGATCTGCGCGTCGCCTACAAAAACCTCGATCCGATGTTCATTTCGTCGAACGAGAGCACGCAGGAGATCCTGACCGGAAGCGTCCGGGCCCTAAACCCCGAGAGCATCCAGCGCGCCGCGGCGCGCGCCCGCGCCCGCCGTCGCGACATTACAACGGACGAACCGACGACCGTATCGTCCGACGCAACGTCACCGCCAGTGTCGGTGAGCCGATCCATTCAGTGGGGAGTGTTCGCCGCCTTCGGGATCATGCTCTTCTTAGGCGGCGTGTACGGCGTCGCACGTCTCGTGCAGACGCGCGATGCGGCCAAGAGCAGCGCCCCGGCGCCGTCCTCGACGAACGCCGAAGGCCTCGCCGCCAGTGAAGAGAACGCAAAGAGCGCCGCATCCTCGACCGCGCCGCCGATCCCTCCACCCCAGCCGAGTTCCGACGTGACGCCGCCTGGTTCCGCGCACGAACCTGTCGCTGCGCCGCTCGCGACGTCTTCTCCTTCCGCCTCGTCGGCACCGAAGGACAAGGCAGGGCCCCCCGCTGGCTCCGGGAGCCCGCGAGTCGTGAGCAGCCAGGGGCGCGTCGACCTCGAAAGACTCGACGAAAGCGACGGCAGCAAGCCCAAGGCCCCCTCCAAACGGAAGCCGTCGTCTTCTAAGAAGGCAGGCGACGAATACTCGGGTTGGATGGACAAGTAG